The Triplophysa rosa linkage group LG15, Trosa_1v2, whole genome shotgun sequence genome has a segment encoding these proteins:
- the LOC130565907 gene encoding MADF and BESS domain-containing protein, giving the protein MLVTMEERLIAAVSDYPELYNSTLNSYKDSARKAKAWRAVSLQVEIPEEDCRRRWKSLRDMFIKDKRAEQRRRASGTSHRSWKYSWQMSFLTPFIQSRSLAADEHEEDRDDEDKEEERTTDGNSSFVLQDFEGDHGMLDGSSHYTASGSQGPGRKRKWPMEGTEDLEDEMFLFSLLPYLRRLPYAKKSAVKLKIHQLLYEAEFK; this is encoded by the exons ATGCTAGTAACAATGGAGGAGCGATTAATAGCGGCGGTGTCCGACTATCCAGAGTTGTACAATTCTACATTAAATTCCTATAAAGACTCTGCTAGAAAAGCCAAAGCATGGCGAGCCGTGAGCTTACAGGTTGAAATACCAG AGGAGGACTGCCGCAGGAGATGGAAGAGTCTGCGGGACATGTTCATCAAAGACAAACGTGCAGAGCAGCGCAGGCGAGCGTCAGGCACGTCCCACCGCAGCTGGAAGTACAGTTGGCAGATGTCGTTCTTAACGCCTTTCATTCAGTCCAGATCGCTGGCGGCGGACGAGCACGAGGAAGACCGAGATGATGAAGACAAAGAGGAGGAGAGGACGACGGACGGAAACTCGTCCTTCGTCCTGCAGGACTTTGAGGGAGATCACGGGATGCTGGACGGATCGTCTCATTACACGGCATCTGGCTCGCAGGGACCAGGACGCAAGCGGAAGTGGCCGATGGAGGGGACGGAGGACTTGGAGGACGAGATGTTTTTGTTTAGCCTGTTGCCGTACCTGAGACGGCTGCCTTACGCTAAGAAAAGCGCCGTGAAGTTAAAAATTCACCAGCTGTTGTATGAGGCCGAGTTCAAGTGA